In the genome of Drosophila yakuba strain Tai18E2 chromosome 3R, Prin_Dyak_Tai18E2_2.1, whole genome shotgun sequence, one region contains:
- the LOC6536955 gene encoding WD repeat-containing protein 36, producing the protein MTHLRSVDKPESEERKFVFKESSCIFRRNRALGYVSNQVPAVTRYVQRRRDTLLITCIGRSFQVYTANHFRLLHVSGLHPDEITALATDRLHTYTASNKCIFAWRAGKHIRHVYRGHQKDVHLLLPFGSNLIAIDRQNVLKVWNISTEDVYLEVPFRPEEFQITAVTHPPTYINKIVIGSQQGQLKILNIKKNSVVCTLSHHDSRITCIEPSPALDVVAVGHGDGTIILLNLKFDEVLMTFQQDWGQVTKLSFRTDGPPILVSACSNGYMAFWNLEERKLAGQVQAHEESVTTAICLPSEPVVFTTSPDNSMKMFVFDMPDGGARQLRIREGHTKPPFCIRYHGSSGVSILSSGEDSTMRVFSTISESLNKSMGRATYNPKATKKKNRFEHDKFRMPPILEFTSDTAREKEWDNIAAIHAGIIQTTTWSFGKNRMGEHRLVPKQFQNSNRTNFQSETTCIVLTHCGNFVIVGYSTGDVERFNIQSGFYRASYGSPGHKMAVRGLASDNLNQTVISGCSEGLLKFWSFKGKVDKPLAILRLADGIALIRQHRESSMLAIGLETFKIFVVDMHTRVIVRKFVGHTAKLNDLTFSPDSRWLITAAMDSTIKVWDIPSSYMVDHFRVEAPCVSLSMSPNGDFLATAHVGLLGIYLWANKTLFNQVSLRSIDPLEPAPYVGLPTNVCDAMELEDGMKELEIDEEDESNLGELVDTKYETPTQLSEELITLSGLAASRWQNLLDLELIKQRNKPKAPPKAPKQAPFFLPTVSGLELRFDVQTGQKEEESRIRKASTLNNLTAFGQLLEDTADTLDFAPAVSHLTQLGPSMVDFEIKSLHPEAGGTLLAMLQFLKLVKFMFGTNLNFELAQSYLSVFLRSHGLGLTESPDLVKELRSVSQVQQEAWQRVEEKLIYGTGVVAALRNFAH; encoded by the exons ATGACGCACCTGCGGTCAGTGGATAAGCCGGAATCGGAGGAGCGGAAATTTGTGTTCAAGGAGAGCAGCTGTATTTTCCGGAGGAATCGAGCCCTCGGCTATGTGAGCAACCAGGTTCCGGCTGTCACCCGCTATGTGCAGCGTCGTCGGGACACTTTGCTGATCACCTGCATCGGCAGATCCTTCCAGGTGTACACCGCCAATCACTTCCGGCTGCTGCACGTCAGCGGCTTGCATCCGGACGAAATCACGGCTCTGGCCACGGATCGACTGCACACGTACACAGCGAGCAACAAGTGCATCTTCGCGTGGCGGGCGGGCAAACACATCCGGCACGTATACCGTGGACATCAGAAGGATGTCCACCTCTTGCTGCCTTTTGGTTCCAATTTGATAGCCATCGATCGGCAGAATGTGCTAAAAGTGTGGAATATTTCCACCGAGGACGTCTACTTGGAAGTGCCCTTCCGGCCCGAGGAGTTTCAGATCACCGCGGTGACCCATCCGCCCACGTACATCAACAAGATAGTAATAGGTTCCCAACAAGGTCAACTAAAGATCTTGAATATAAAGAAGAACAGTGTGGTGTGCACTTTAAGTCACCACGATAGCAGGATCACTTGCATTGAACCGTCTCCTGCTCTGGATGTTGTGGCCGTGGGACACGGGGATGGCACTATTATCCTGCTTAACCTAAAGTTCGACGAGGTACTAATGACCTTCCAGCAGGATTGGGGTCAGGTTACCAAACTCTCGTTTCGTACCGACGGCCCACCAATCCTTGTGTCCGCCTGCAGCAATGGTTACATGGCCTTCTGGAACCTGGAGGAGCGGAAGCTAGCCGGCCAGGTGCAAGCACACGAAGAGTCTGTGACCACGGCCATTTGTCTTCCCAGCGAGCCCGTGGTTTTCACCACTTCACCAGACAACTCCATGAAgatgtttgtttttgatatGCCCGATGGTGGTGCTAGACAGCTGAGGATCCGCGAGGGACACACAAAGCCGCCGTTTTGTATTCGCTACCACGGCAGCTCGGGAGTCTCCATTCTCTCTTCGGGAGAGGACAGCACCATGAGGGTCTTTTCTACCATTTCCGAATCGTTAAACAAGAGCATGGGCAGAGCAACCTACAATCCAAAGGCCACAAAAAAGAAGA ATCGCTTTGAGCACGATAAATTTCGTATGCCACCTATCCTAGAGTTCACATCGGATACGGCTCGCGAAAAGGAGTGGGATAACATCGCTGCCATCCATGCGGGCATTATTCAGACGACAACCTGGTCGTTTGGCAAGAACCGTATGGGCGAGCACCGGCTGGTTCCGAAACAGTTCCAGAACAGCAACCGCACCAACTTCCAGAGTGAGACCACATGCATTGTGCTGACACACTGCGGCAACTTTGTGATCGTTGGCTATAGCACTGGCGACGTTGAGCGCTTTAATATCCAGTCTGGTTTTTATCGCGCTAGCTATGGCTCTCCAGGCCACAAGATGGCAGTACGCGGCTTGGCCAGCGACAATCTTAACCAAACCGTCATCTCTGGCTGTTCGGAGGGCCTGCTCAAGTTCTGGTCATTCAAAGGAAAAG TGGACAAGCCCTTGGCGATTTTACGCCTGGCAGATGGAATCGCCCTCATTCGACAGCATCGAGAGAGCTCCATGCTGGCCATAGGCTTGGAAACTTTCAAGATCTTTGTGGTGGATATGCACACGCGGGTCATTGTTCGCAAGTTCGTCGGTCACACAGCCAAGCTGAACGACCTCACGTTCAGCCCGGACAGCCGGTGGTTGATCACCGCCGCCATGGACTCCACTATCAAGGTGTGGGACATACCCTCCTCCTACATGGTGGATCACTTCCGTGTCGAGGCGCCTTGTGTATCGTTGAGCATGTCGCCCAATGGCGACTTTCTGGCCACCGCGCATGTTGGCCTTTTGGGCATTTACCTGTGGGCCAACAAGACGCTGTTTAATCAAGTTTCTCTGCGCTCCATCGATCCTTTGGAGCCAGCTCCCTACGTGGGATTGCCCACCAACGTGTGCGATGCCATGGAGCTAGAGGATGGCATGAAGGAGCTAGAGATTGACGAAGAGGACGAGTCAAATCTCGGGGAGCTAGTTGACACCAAGTACGAAACTCCAACGCAGCTGTCCGAGGAGCTAATAACGCTATCCGGGTTGGCTGCATCTCGTTGGCAGAATCTGTTGGATTTGGAGCTCATTAAACAACGAAACAAGCCAAAGGCCCCACCAAAAGCTCCCAAACAGGCTCCCTTTTTCCTGCCCACTGTTTCGGGACTGGAACTACGCTTCGATGTGCAGACTGGTCAAAAGGAGGAAGAATCCCGAATCCGAAAGGCTTCTACTCTTAACAATCTTACAGCATTTGGCCAGCTGCTGGAAGATACTGCCGACACCCTGGATTTTGCACCGGCTGTGAGTCACTTGACCCAATTAGGACCCTCGATGGTTGACTTTGAGATCAAATCTCTGCACCCGGAGGCTGGAGGTACACTGCTTGCCATGCTGCAGTTCCTCAAGCTCGTTAAGTTTATGTTTGGGACCAATCTCAACTTTGAGCTGGCTCAATCGTATCTGAGTGTCTTCCTGCGATCCCACGGTCTCGGATTGACGGAGTCTCCGGATTTGGTAAAGGAGCTCCGCAGTGTGTCCCAGGTGCAGCAGGAGGCTTGGCAGCGTGTGGAGGAGAAGCTCATCTATGGAACTGGAGTTGTGGCCGCCCTCCGGAACTTTGCGCATTAG
- the LOC6536956 gene encoding neuropeptide CCHamide-2 has translation MKSTISLLLVVICTVVLAAQQSQAKKGCQAYGHVCYGGHGKRSLSTGSGSETGVGMGEAVTGGQEADYVRPNGLLPMMAPNEQVPPEGDFNDYPARQVLYKIMRSWFNRPRRPASRLGELDYPLANSAELNGVN, from the exons ATGAAATCCACCATTTCTTTGCTACTGGTCGTCATCTGCACCGTGGTCCTGGCCGCGCAACAGAGCCAAGCGAAAA AGGGATGCCAGGCCTACGGTCATGTGTGCTACGGTGGTCATGGCAAGCGCTCTCTGAGCACCGGATCCGGGTCTGAAACGGGAGTGGGAATGGGCGAGGCAGTCACCGGAGGACAGGAAGCAGACTATGTGCGTCCGAATGGCCTACTGCCCATGATGGCGCCAAATGAACAAGTACCGCCCGAGGGCGACTTTAATGACTATCCCGCCCGTCAGGTGCTTTACAAAATCATGAGATCATGG TTTAACCGACCTCGCCGACCCGCCTCTCGCCTGGGTGAACTGGATTATCCCTTGGCCAATTCCGCCGAATTGAATGGTGTAAACTAA
- the LOC6536957 gene encoding cuticle protein 16.5: MKFLICLTLCIAAAQAGFIASPVATYAATYSSAAPLAYSAPVYSAPAYSTYAAAALPAYTSYSAYSAPAYAAPVTTYAAGTAFAAPITTYAAPAVVSSILKKK, from the coding sequence ATGAAGTTCCTCATCTGCTTGACCCTCTGCATTGCCGCCGCCCAGGCAGGATTCATCGCATCCCCAGTGGCCACCTATGCCGCCACCTACTCCTCAGCTGCTCCCTTGGCCTACTCCGCACCAGTCTACTCCGCTCCAGCCTACTCCACCTACGCCGCCGCCGCTCTTCCCGCCTACACATCCTACTCCGCTTACAGTGCTCCTGCTTACGCCGCTCCTGTGACCACATATGCCGCAGGAACTGCCTTTGCTGCTCCCATCACCACCTACGCAGCTCCGGCTGTCGTCAGCTCCATCCTGAAGAAGAAGTGA
- the LOC6536958 gene encoding vitelline membrane protein Vm26Ab → MKFLICLTLCIAAAQAGFIASPVATYAATYSAAAPLAYSTYSAPAYSTYSAAAVPAYTSYSALSAPAYAAPVTTYAAGAAFGAPITTYAAPAVVSSILKKK, encoded by the coding sequence ATGAAGTTCCTCATCTGCTTGACCCTCTGCATTGCCGCCGCCCAGGCAGGATTCATCGCATCCCCAGTGGCCACCTATGCCGCCACCTACTCCGCAGCTGCTCCCTTGGCCTACTCCACCTACTCCGCTCCAGCCTACTCCACCTACTCCGCCGCCGCTGTTCCCGCCTACACATCCTACTCCGCCTTAAGTGCTCCTGCTTACGCCGCTCCTGTGACCACATATGCCGCGGGAGCTGCCTTTGGTGCTCCCATCACCACCTACGCAGCTCCGGCTGTCGTCAGCTCCATCCTGAAGAAGAAGTGA